In Leuconostoc kimchii IMSNU 11154, the DNA window TACGGCACGTGTCCCCTGATGACATTGAGCGACGTGTTAGAGCAATCTTAAACTTAATCGATTTGGATGCGATGCGTCATTGGCCTATAGCTGCGTTAAGTTTTGGTCAAAAAAAGCGTTTAACAATTGCTGCTGTCCTGGTCTTGAATCCACAAATCTTGATTTTAGATGAACCAACGGCAGGACAAGATGCGACACATACAAATGAATTGTTACAATTTTTAACTAAAATCAATCAGCAAGAAAAAACGACTGTCGTTATTATTACACATGATATGCATTTACTTGCAAATTTTGTCGAGCGGGCATTAGTTGTTGTCGATGGGCAATTACTTGCGGACACGACACCTGCTGAACTATTAGCTAATGAGTCATTAGTTAAGCTAGCAAGCTTACGTACAACAAGTGTTTATCAGTTAGCAAATCGATTGGCTATCACGCATCCAGAGGAGCTGAATGCAGCTATTGTTCATAACTAATTTTTTATTTTTGATACTTTGAAGGGAAGACGTGATATATTTGTGCAGGACGGTATCTAATTTAAATCAGATGTGCACGAAATTAACGGTATAAATATGAACAATTTATTTGGATATAAACAACGAGATACTTGGATTAATCACACAACAGGTACGGCAAAATTAATAGGATTTTTAGCACTATCTACCATGGGAATGATATCCTACGATACACGTTTTTTATTTGGTTTAGTTGTTTTGGCGATTGTACTGATGCGCCTGTCACAAATTAAGTATCGAGAATATGCGTTGATGGCTAAATTGGTGATTATTTTTGCGATGATTAATTTGGTGATGGTAGCTGTTCTGGCGCCACAATATGGTGTTCAATTATACGGCACGCGACATGTACTATTTGGGACGGGTTATTGGACAATCACGCAGGAACAATTGTTTTATGAATTTAATTTACTATTGAAATATCTATTTTCTTTACCACTGGCAATTATTTTGCTTTTTACCACAAATCCAAGTGAGTTTGCTGCTGGTTTAAATAAAATTGGTGTGCCCTACAAAATTGCTTATTCGTTTGCTATTACGTTGCGTTACATTCCTGATGTACAAAGTGATTATCGAACGATTAGCTTGGCACAGCAAGCTCGAGGTTATGAAATATCTAAAAAGGCGCCTTTATTAGCGCGCTCTAAAGGTGCGGTGCAAATTATTTTGCCGCTGGTGTTTGCGAGTTTAAACCGTATTGAAACAATCAGCCAAGCGATGGAACTCAGGCGATTTGGGCGTGAAAAGAAACGGTCTTGGTACCAAGAACAGTCATTTGCGACGCGAGATATTGTGATGATTTTTGGGGCCGTGGCCGTGATCATTATTGGTGCGATACTTTTCGCTCAAAATGATGGTCGTTTATATAACCCATTCAAGTAAAGGAGTATAGATGGTCGTGTTGTAGTAAAAACATTATCATATAAATTAAGCATATGGTTGAAACAGTAAGACAATGGCAAGAAGATGCCCAAAAATATCAGCCAGTACTACAAAGGGATTTGCTACAATTTTTGGCTATCCCATCAGTGTTGGCCCCTGAAACAGCGACGTTCCAAAGACCATTTGGCATTGGCATTGAGACAGCGCTGCAATTTTTGGTTGATATAGCTAAGCGTGATGGGTTTAAAGTTACACGTGTTGCTGACAACATGGTCGTTGTGGTTGATTATGGCCCTGAGGATGCGTCGGAAACACTTGGCGTTTTGTCGCACGTTGATGTTGTTCCTGGTAATGATAATGCTTGGCACGTCACATTACCATTTAGCCCAAAAATTGTCGGTAAACGCCTTTATGGCCGCGGCAGTCATGATATGAAAGCGGACCTCATTGCAAGTTATTATGCTTTAAAACAATTAAAAGATAATGGTTTTTGGCCTCAGCGTAAAATCCGTTTAATTTTTGGAAGTGATGAGGAATCTGATTGGCGTGATATGAAAACGTATTTAGCGCAAATTGGTGAACCAACACTTGGATTTTCACCAGATGGTTCCTTTCCCGTAGTGCCTGGCGAAAAGGGTGTTCAGACCATTGTCATCCAATTTGAAGGAGAAAGTGTACGTGAAGATCATTGGCAGTTGCTTAAATTTGATGCCGGTGAGCGAGATAATGTTGTCCCAGGCGTTGCCAAAGCATTGATCCGATTACCAAGCCATTATGATATTAACTTATTTCTAAAACGTTACGAACAGTATGTTACACAAATACCGTTGGTCACTGGGATTGGTCAATACGACGATGGGAACATTTTGCTAACATTATACGGAAAGTCAGTTCATGGTGCTTACCCAGAAGATGGTATTAATGCAGGGACCTATCTAGCACATTTTTTGAATGAGTTTTCCTTTGAGGGTCAGGCACATGCTTACTTAACCTTTTTAGGGGATGATAATCACCAAAATGTTTTCGGCGAAAAATTAGGTCTTATTTTCCATGATGAAATTATGGGCGATCTAACAATGAACATTGGCGTGATGCACTATGAACAAAGCCATGCTGGTCAAATCCGTATCCAATTTCGTTTTCCAATTGGCATCACGGAAACTGCAATATTGACACAAGTACAGCGACATATGGGTGATTTAAATGCAAAAATATTTAAAGAGTCGCAATTTGGTAATCAACCACACATGGTGGATCTAGACGATCCGATTGTTAAAAAATTAGAGGCCATTTATGCACAACATACAAACACGCAAAAAACCTATAAAATATCGAACGGTGGCTCATATGCGCGATTATTAAAACGTGGCGTTGCATTTGGTGGACAATTTCCAGATGTTGAGGTGATGAGCCATCAACCTGATGAATATGTCTTACTTGATAATATTCCAAGAGCGCAAGCGATATTTGCACAAGCTTTGTATGAATTGTCAAAGTAGTCCTTGACATAACGAACGAGAATAAGTAGATGCTATTCTTGTAACGTATTATTGAAGAACCAGATGGAAAATTCTACGAAACACTTGAAATGTTAGGTCGCTTTGTAGTATCATTAATAATTGTGGGTATACAAAAGTGTATTCACTCCTTGCAGCTAAGGCTGCCAGAGACCAAAAGGAGGAAATAAAACATGGCTACATCATACGAAATGACTTATATCGTTCGTCCTGATTTGGAATCAGATGCAAAGAAGGCACTCGTAGAGCGCTTTGATGGCATCTTGACAAATAATGGGGCAACAATTACTAAGTCAGCTGACTGGGCAACACGTCGTTTTGCATATGAAATTGCTGGTTACCGCGAAGGCGTATACCACATCATTAATTTCACTGCAGAAGACGATAATGCTATCAACGAATTCGATCGTTTGGCAAAGATCTCACAAGACATCTTACGTCACATGATCGTTAAGCGTGACGCAGAATAATTCTGAAATTCCACTGGTGAAGGAGCTTTTATATGATTAATCGAGTAGTATTGATTGGGCGATTGACCCGTGATGTGGAATTACGCTATACACAATCGGGTACAGCGGTCGGCACGTTTAGTTTGGCGGTTAACCGTCAGTTTACCAATCAGGCTGGTGAACGTGAGGCTGATTTTATTAACGCTGTTATTTGGCGTAAGTCAGCTGAAAATTTTGCTAATTTTACTGGAAAAGGCGCATTAGTTGCCATTGAAGGGCGATTGCAAACACGTAATTATGAAAACAACCAAGGACAACGTGTTTATGTGACTGAGGTTGTTGTTGATAATTTTTCACTGCTTGAGTCACGTTCCGAAAGTGATAAGCGACGTGCCCAAAACGGGACGTCTGACACATCACATAACGGTGGCGGCTTCAGTTCGTCAAGTGACAATGCATTTAGTGGTGTTGATCCATTTGCTAGTGCGAGTCAAAATTCAAACACGCAATCAACTGCAACAAATGAAGCGGCTAATCCATTTGCGGCTAGCGGCAAAACTGAAATTGATATATCAGATGATGATTTACCATTTTAAAAAAATAAATAAAACGATATGAAAGGAGCTTTAATCATGCCAGAACAAAATTCACGTCCACAAAACTCAGAACGTCCACAACGCTCGCGTCGCCCCCAAGGCGGTCCACGTCGTCGTCGTAAGGTTGACTTTATTGCAGCAAACCATATTGAGTATATTGACTACAAGAATACAGAATTGTTAGAACGTTTCATTTCAGAACGCGGTAAGATTTTGCCACGTCGTGTGACTGGAACTTCAGCAAAAAATCAACGTAAAGTTACGACTGCTGTTAAACGCGCTCGTATCATGGCTTTGTTGCCATTCGTTACAGAAGATTAATCATTTATAATCTCCAAAAACTCAGGTTACGTACCTGGGTTTTTTTGTCTTATGGGACAAACTGTAACTGTGGTAAAATATAATATGGAATGTATTTTATCGTATACGTTAAAATACGACCATAATGTATAAAAACTGAGGTTACTTGTGAAAAAACTATTTAATTTTAAAACATTGCCCATTTTTTTTCAGAATTCAAAATTAGGTGCAGTTACATTGCTATTGATTTTTGTCAGTGGTATGAGTGTTATTTTTGCGTTATTGACAAATTGGATTTTTGGGCTTATTTGGCTGATTGTGGTGATTATCGGTCTGGTTTATTCAGCCCAAGCATTAAGAGAAGTCAATGAAAATGCGCAAGAATATTTATCCGGTCTAGGCTACCGTATCTCTAGAAGTGAACAGGAGGCATTAATTCGTATGCCAATTGGTATCATTTTACTCAATGAGGTTGAAAAAATAGACTGGATTAATCCATATATGCAGGCTTATTTAAATAAACGAGATGTCCTTGGACTGACACTGGCTGAATTTGATAAGAGTTTGGCCGCAGATGTTAAAAGTTATTCAGATGCTAAAGTAACAAACACGATTACTTGGCAAGGTAAGCAATTTTCACTCTATGTGCAACAAAATTTACGAGTCATTTATATGATGGATATTAGTGAATATGCGGCTATTGCTCAAGAATATGAGAATCACCAGTTATTTAGTGGCTTAATTTCTGTCGATAATTATGAGGAAGTTACTGAAGGCATGAGTGAATCAGAGACATCAACGTTACGCACTTACGTTACAGGTGCACTTGGTGATTGGGCGACTGCGCACCATATTTATTTGCGACGCTTAAATACAATTCATTATGTGATGTTCGGCTATCAGACTGCTTTACAAGAAGCTGAGCGTGATAAATTTTCAATTTTAAAAGCTATTCGTGAAGCTACAGCACAACAAAATTCACCAGTCACCTTATCTATGGGGATATCATATGGTGAAACAGATATTATAGATCTTGCAAAAATGGCTCAAACTAACTTAGATTTAGCTTTGGGACGTGGTGGTGATCAAGTTGTTGTTAAATCGAATCAGGAGGCAGCTCGTTTCTATGGTGGTGCTACGAATCCAATGGAAAAACGCACCCGAGTCCGTGCACGTATGATATCACAAACTGTTGCTGAACTGATGGAACAGTCAGACAATATCATGATTGTTGGGCATGCGACACCAGATTTAGATGCAATTGGTGCAGGACTTGGTATTTGGCGAATGGCTCAGACCAAGAATAAATCCGCTTTTGTCATTATTGATGAAAAAACAGTTTATAGTGATATCACGTTACTTCTGGAAGAAATCCGTAAAAATCCACCAGATATTGTGGCGCCGGGCTCAAATATTAACGATTCAATTGTTGACGAAGCACGAGCTTTAAAACTTGTTCGCGAAAATACGTTGTTAATTTTAGTTGATCATGCAAATGCAGCGATTACAAGTGCACCAAATTTACTAGAAAAGCTAGCTAACCGTGTGGTTGTTATTGATCATCATCGTCTAGCAGAAAAAAGTTTAGCAGAAAAGCCTTTGCTTAGTTATGTTGAGCCGTATGCCTCATCGACATCGGAACTTGTTGTAGAAATGTTGCAGTACCAAGATCAAAGTCATGCACCAATTACTAAATTGGAGGCGACAGCTATGCTCGGTGGTATACAAATTGATACGAAGAACTTCACATTACGTACGGGCTCGAGAACCTTTGATGCTGCAAGTTATCTACGCGCGAATGGCGCTGATAGTAACTTAATTCAGTCCTTTATGAAGGAGAAATTCACGGACTTCAAAGCACGAACACACCTAATTAATTTAGCGATTGTTCACGCTGGGAGTGCCATTGCAACGGGTGAAAACAGCACAACTTATTCTGGGTTAATTACCGCACAAGCTGCTGACGAATTACTACAGATAAGCGGTGTTGATGCCTCATATGTGATTACTAAACGCTTGGATGGTCGTGTTGGTGTGTCGGCTCGTTCCACAGGGCAGCATAACGTGCAACGTGTGATGGAAGCTATGGGTGGTGGTGGACACTTGTCCAATGCAGCGACACAGATTTCAGATATGACAACAGAAGAAGTCACGGCACAATTACAACATATTTTAACTGAAAACATTGAAGAATCGTAAGCTGCGCTTGACTTTAAAGTAATAAGATAAATAGGAGAATAGAAACATGAAAGTTGTATTTTTAGAAGATGTTAAAGGGCGTGGTAAGAAAGGTGAAATTAAAGAAGTACCTGACGGTTATGCAAACAATTTTTTGATCAAAAATAAAAAAGCAGAACCTGCGACGGGCAAAAATTTAGGCGCAGTTAAGGGACGGCAAAAAGCGGAAGAAAAAGCCGCTGCAGAAGATTTAGCCGCTGCAGAAGCATTAAAAGAAAAGATTGAAGCAGAAAACTTTGTGGTTGAAGTAACAGGTAAGTCTGGTGCTGATGGACGCTTGTTTGGGGCAGTTTCGACAAAACAAATTGTTGCAGCATTGGCTGAACAAAAACAACTTAAAGTAGACAAGCGTAAGCTTAACCTCAATCAACCAATTCATGCACTCGGTTATACAGATGTGCCATTAAAGTTACATCGTGAAGTGACAGCAAACTTACGTGTACATGTCAGCGAGGGTTAAATATGGATAATCCGGGATCATACGAATACAGGCAAGTACCACAGGATGTGGATGCAGAGCGTGCGGTACTCGGGGCCATTTTCTTCGACGTCAAATCAGATAACGCGGTGGTTACAGCCAGTGCTATTATAGAAGCAGATGATTTTTACAGGCAAGCACATCAAACTATTTTTAAAGCCATGCAGCAATTGATTGATGAGCAACGTCCGATTGATATGTTGACGTTGCAGGACAAACTTAATAGTATGCAGCAGCTTGATAATATTGGTGGTATGGCTTATTTGGCAGAAATTTCTGAGTCATCAGCCTCTTCTGCTAACTTAAAACATTATGCCAATATTGTACGCGAAAAAGCTATTTTGCGACGTATGATTGATACATTAACACGTAGTATGTCATTAGCTTATGATGCATCTGAGCCAAGCGAGGAAATATTAGATACGCTTAATCGTAATTTGGATAATTTGGCTGAAAATCGTGGGGATGAAGATTTTCAAAAAATAAAAGATGTACTACAAGAATTTCAATCAAATTTGGATAATGCTGTTGAAAATGATAATGATGTTGTTGGTTTAGCAACAGGGTATCCAGAGCTTGACAAATTAACACATGGCTTTCGAGAAGATCAAATGATTGTACTTGGTGCACGTCCAGCAGTTGGTAAAACAGCCTTTGTTTTAAATATTGCTAAAAATGTTGCGAAATCTGAACAGGTTCCTGTCGTTGTATTTAGTTTGGAAATGGGTGCAGTTGATTTAGTGACCCGACTAGTTGCTGCTGAGGGTGCAATTGATTCAAATCATTTGACTACTGGACAGATGTCACAAGAAGATTGGCAATCATTAACCTTAGCTATGCAATCTTTGGCTAATATGCAAATTTATATGGATGATACACCAGGTATTAAAATCAATCAAATTAGTGCAAAATTACGAAAATTAGAGAAAGATATTGTCAGTGATATGCAACCCGAACAGCGAATTAATAATCCGCATCCAATAGGTATGGTTATTATTGATTATCTTGGTCTAATCGAATCAAATAATAAGGAAAGTCGTCAACAAGCGGTTTCCGAAATATCACGTTCAATTAAAAAATTAGCAAAAGAATTACATACACCTATTTTAGCGCTGGCACAACTTAGTCGTGGTGTTGAACAGCGAACAGACAAGCGTCCGGTATTGTCTGATTTGCGTGAATCAGGATCTATTGAACAGGATGCTGATATTGTCGCTTTTTTGTATCGAGATGATTATTATCGTAATGATGGAGATGAAGATGATAGCGATCCACGCGATGAAGAAGAGGCAGTACCGATTGAAATTATTTTGGAGAAAAACCGTGCAGGTGCGCGTGGTACAGCCACGTTAATGTTTAATAAGCCAACTTTTAAATTTAGTCCTATGGCACCTTTGTTTAGAGATGATCCTAATGCAGGACCAAATGGTAGTGCTAGTTGGTAACAAAAAGTTGACCATAAGGTTAGTATAAATTAAAAAAGTAACTACCAATATCAAATTGGTAGTTACTTTTTTGTTGCTATCATAGCCAGATTCTTTAGTACGTTGTTCTAGCAAAAAATTATTTTGTTGCAATAATTTCAATTGCGATTTTAGCTTGTTTGGGTAAAGCAGCAACCTGAATGGCTGAACGTGCTGGTAGCGTATCAATTGCATTAGCACCAAAATAGACTTCATAAAGTTTGTTCACGCTGGTGAAGTCATTAAGATCATCGAAGAATAATGTTGTTTTAACAACATCTGCTCTGGAAAACTCAGCTGTGTGTAAGATGGCATCGATGTTTTTAAAGATTTGTTGGGTTTGTTCTATCGTTGTGTGGCCGACAAATGTGTCAGTTTCAGGGTCAATACCGATTTGACCAGAAATGTAGAGCGTATTATCAGATTGAATGGCTTGAGAGTAGGGACCAAGCGCTTTTGGCGCTTGCGTTGTTGCGATGACTTTTTTTGACATGAATATGTCCTCCTGCCAAATATTCTATGATAAAGCTAACAAATTAGCAATTAATAACAATCAATACATTATAATGCGTTGGTTGATGATAAGATTAATCATGCTCTGATAAATCTGCAAATGGGGCACCAATCATCGAAGACACGTCAGCAGGCTTTATTTTGTCTGAACGACCAAGCTCACCACCACTAACCAAAAAATAATCAGCATGTTCAGCCGTTGAGTCAATAAAAATGGGGAAGTGCTTATTTTGCCAAATACCTATTGGATTATTGGCGCCGTGAATATAA includes these proteins:
- a CDS encoding energy-coupling factor transporter transmembrane component T family protein, with translation MNNLFGYKQRDTWINHTTGTAKLIGFLALSTMGMISYDTRFLFGLVVLAIVLMRLSQIKYREYALMAKLVIIFAMINLVMVAVLAPQYGVQLYGTRHVLFGTGYWTITQEQLFYEFNLLLKYLFSLPLAIILLFTTNPSEFAAGLNKIGVPYKIAYSFAITLRYIPDVQSDYRTISLAQQARGYEISKKAPLLARSKGAVQIILPLVFASLNRIETISQAMELRRFGREKKRSWYQEQSFATRDIVMIFGAVAVIIIGAILFAQNDGRLYNPFK
- the pepV gene encoding dipeptidase PepV produces the protein MVETVRQWQEDAQKYQPVLQRDLLQFLAIPSVLAPETATFQRPFGIGIETALQFLVDIAKRDGFKVTRVADNMVVVVDYGPEDASETLGVLSHVDVVPGNDNAWHVTLPFSPKIVGKRLYGRGSHDMKADLIASYYALKQLKDNGFWPQRKIRLIFGSDEESDWRDMKTYLAQIGEPTLGFSPDGSFPVVPGEKGVQTIVIQFEGESVREDHWQLLKFDAGERDNVVPGVAKALIRLPSHYDINLFLKRYEQYVTQIPLVTGIGQYDDGNILLTLYGKSVHGAYPEDGINAGTYLAHFLNEFSFEGQAHAYLTFLGDDNHQNVFGEKLGLIFHDEIMGDLTMNIGVMHYEQSHAGQIRIQFRFPIGITETAILTQVQRHMGDLNAKIFKESQFGNQPHMVDLDDPIVKKLEAIYAQHTNTQKTYKISNGGSYARLLKRGVAFGGQFPDVEVMSHQPDEYVLLDNIPRAQAIFAQALYELSK
- the rpsF gene encoding 30S ribosomal protein S6 produces the protein MATSYEMTYIVRPDLESDAKKALVERFDGILTNNGATITKSADWATRRFAYEIAGYREGVYHIINFTAEDDNAINEFDRLAKISQDILRHMIVKRDAE
- the ssb gene encoding single-stranded DNA-binding protein is translated as MINRVVLIGRLTRDVELRYTQSGTAVGTFSLAVNRQFTNQAGEREADFINAVIWRKSAENFANFTGKGALVAIEGRLQTRNYENNQGQRVYVTEVVVDNFSLLESRSESDKRRAQNGTSDTSHNGGGFSSSSDNAFSGVDPFASASQNSNTQSTATNEAANPFAASGKTEIDISDDDLPF
- the rpsR gene encoding 30S ribosomal protein S18, with amino-acid sequence MPEQNSRPQNSERPQRSRRPQGGPRRRRKVDFIAANHIEYIDYKNTELLERFISERGKILPRRVTGTSAKNQRKVTTAVKRARIMALLPFVTED
- a CDS encoding DHH family phosphoesterase; translated protein: MKKLFNFKTLPIFFQNSKLGAVTLLLIFVSGMSVIFALLTNWIFGLIWLIVVIIGLVYSAQALREVNENAQEYLSGLGYRISRSEQEALIRMPIGIILLNEVEKIDWINPYMQAYLNKRDVLGLTLAEFDKSLAADVKSYSDAKVTNTITWQGKQFSLYVQQNLRVIYMMDISEYAAIAQEYENHQLFSGLISVDNYEEVTEGMSESETSTLRTYVTGALGDWATAHHIYLRRLNTIHYVMFGYQTALQEAERDKFSILKAIREATAQQNSPVTLSMGISYGETDIIDLAKMAQTNLDLALGRGGDQVVVKSNQEAARFYGGATNPMEKRTRVRARMISQTVAELMEQSDNIMIVGHATPDLDAIGAGLGIWRMAQTKNKSAFVIIDEKTVYSDITLLLEEIRKNPPDIVAPGSNINDSIVDEARALKLVRENTLLILVDHANAAITSAPNLLEKLANRVVVIDHHRLAEKSLAEKPLLSYVEPYASSTSELVVEMLQYQDQSHAPITKLEATAMLGGIQIDTKNFTLRTGSRTFDAASYLRANGADSNLIQSFMKEKFTDFKARTHLINLAIVHAGSAIATGENSTTYSGLITAQAADELLQISGVDASYVITKRLDGRVGVSARSTGQHNVQRVMEAMGGGGHLSNAATQISDMTTEEVTAQLQHILTENIEES
- the rplI gene encoding 50S ribosomal protein L9, which gives rise to MKVVFLEDVKGRGKKGEIKEVPDGYANNFLIKNKKAEPATGKNLGAVKGRQKAEEKAAAEDLAAAEALKEKIEAENFVVEVTGKSGADGRLFGAVSTKQIVAALAEQKQLKVDKRKLNLNQPIHALGYTDVPLKLHREVTANLRVHVSEG
- the dnaB gene encoding replicative DNA helicase is translated as MDNPGSYEYRQVPQDVDAERAVLGAIFFDVKSDNAVVTASAIIEADDFYRQAHQTIFKAMQQLIDEQRPIDMLTLQDKLNSMQQLDNIGGMAYLAEISESSASSANLKHYANIVREKAILRRMIDTLTRSMSLAYDASEPSEEILDTLNRNLDNLAENRGDEDFQKIKDVLQEFQSNLDNAVENDNDVVGLATGYPELDKLTHGFREDQMIVLGARPAVGKTAFVLNIAKNVAKSEQVPVVVFSLEMGAVDLVTRLVAAEGAIDSNHLTTGQMSQEDWQSLTLAMQSLANMQIYMDDTPGIKINQISAKLRKLEKDIVSDMQPEQRINNPHPIGMVIIDYLGLIESNNKESRQQAVSEISRSIKKLAKELHTPILALAQLSRGVEQRTDKRPVLSDLRESGSIEQDADIVAFLYRDDYYRNDGDEDDSDPRDEEEAVPIEIILEKNRAGARGTATLMFNKPTFKFSPMAPLFRDDPNAGPNGSASW
- a CDS encoding RidA family protein encodes the protein MSKKVIATTQAPKALGPYSQAIQSDNTLYISGQIGIDPETDTFVGHTTIEQTQQIFKNIDAILHTAEFSRADVVKTTLFFDDLNDFTSVNKLYEVYFGANAIDTLPARSAIQVAALPKQAKIAIEIIATK